DNA sequence from the Moorena sp. SIOASIH genome:
ATAATTGCAGAGCGCAGAGCGTATCGAACTGGCAACAGTGGTAGTACCCGGAAAGCATGATAATAAAAAAGTAGCGGGAACTGTCAGCTTAATCCTGACAGAACTCAGTAGGGGCGCTTTGACTACGCCTGTAAGAGTTTGAGTATAGATTCTTAACGAATCCCCGTCACAAAGCGAGCCCGGAGAAGTCAAATGACCTAGAAACTTATACAATCGAGAGGTTGGGCTTTACGGAAAAATCCAATATGGGGATTCTCGATTGAATGGCCTAGTTTAATTTTCACTCAGAATAACTGGTAAACTGGCTAAGCTACTAGGTGAATTGTACGGAAATTGCCATGAAAGCATGTGTAGCTGGAGCAACGGGAGAAACAGGAAAGCGGATTGTACAGGAACTGGTTATGCGTGATATTCCTGTACGGGCTTTAGTGCGAAATTTAGACTACGCTCAAGAAATATTACCACCAGCAGCCGAATTAGTGGTAGGGGATGTGCTCAAACCCGAGACTATCGGTACTGCGATCGGAGATAGTACTGTAGTGCTGTGCGCCACTGGCGCTCGGCCTAGCTTTGACCCAACCGCACCCTACCTGGTGGATTACGAAGGCACTAAAAATTTAGTAGATGCTGCTAAGCAAAAAGGGGTAGAACACTTTGTATTGGTTTCTTCTCTCTGTGTATCCCAGTTTTTCCATCCCCTCAACCTATTCTGGCTGATTCTGGTCTGGAAGAAGCAAGCAGAGGAATATCTCCAAAAAAGCAGCTTGACCTACACGATTGTGCGACCAGGTGGTCTCAGAAACGAAGACAACTCAGACCCGATTGTGATGTCTGGGGCAGATACTCTATTTGAAGGTAGCATACCTCGCACCAAAGTAGCAGAAGTTTGTGTTGAGGCGCTGTCGGAACCGGAAGCTCGGAATAAAATAGTAGAAGTGGTTAGCTCAGCAGAAGCTCCCGATCAAAGCTGGGAACAGCTATTTGCTGACGTAGGTTGATCGAATTTTGTCAAAACTATTAATACTATTAAGGATTAGTAAACTGAGTGTCTTCATCACCCCGGCAGAAGTACGGAAAGTTAAGAGGATTTCCAAATACTTCCTATAAATTTACACTCAAAGGCTTATTTTACAATATTTCAGCCTTAGCGATAGTGAGCTTATTATTGGGGATTTATCTCAGACATGTGTTTAATAGATGGGCTTACTACCCGGTTTCCCGTACGCTATCTGATTATCCTACCAGTATTCACGGCACGCCTCCGTTAGTGATGAGGGGGGGAGATCCTTACATTCGCGCCCTAATGCGTACTATCACCGCTAGCGAAGCCAATGACCCCCAACCCTACACGATTATCTATGGGGGTCAACACGTTTCTGATTTAAGGCGTCATCCTGAAATATGTGTTCCCATAGTCGCTGGTCCTAATGTTGGAAACTGTAGCACAGCAGCGGGACGGTATCAGTTCCTTGATATCACCTGGAAAGCAAAGGCAAAACGATATCACCCCAGACCCTCAGGCTTTTTGTTTTGGAAGCAGTATAGCTTTGAGGCACACTTCCAGGATGCTGTGGTTCACGATTGGCTCAAGGATAGTAGAGCCTGGGG
Encoded proteins:
- a CDS encoding NAD(P)H-binding protein gives rise to the protein MKACVAGATGETGKRIVQELVMRDIPVRALVRNLDYAQEILPPAAELVVGDVLKPETIGTAIGDSTVVLCATGARPSFDPTAPYLVDYEGTKNLVDAAKQKGVEHFVLVSSLCVSQFFHPLNLFWLILVWKKQAEEYLQKSSLTYTIVRPGGLRNEDNSDPIVMSGADTLFEGSIPRTKVAEVCVEALSEPEARNKIVEVVSSAEAPDQSWEQLFADVG
- a CDS encoding glycoside hydrolase family protein, with the protein product MSSSPRQKYGKLRGFPNTSYKFTLKGLFYNISALAIVSLLLGIYLRHVFNRWAYYPVSRTLSDYPTSIHGTPPLVMRGGDPYIRALMRTITASEANDPQPYTIIYGGQHVSDLRRHPEICVPIVAGPNVGNCSTAAGRYQFLDITWKAKAKRYHPRPSGFLFWKQYSFEAHFQDAVVHDWLKDSRAWGMNIPKELRQGNLDKVLRRLSGTWTSLGYGIETNSMSKHLPKVYERMLEEELKQ